The Rhizoctonia solani chromosome 13, complete sequence nucleotide sequence ttggtaggttgccaatggccgttgtgacatctgaaagcaagtttctctctgtcttcTTCCTTAATGGTTAGCTGAGTGAAACCAGCTAGCGCATCTAAGGTAGTAAGCCATTGAGCTCCTTCCAAGGCATGCAAGATGTCAGTTTGttttggtaagggatacTCATCTGGTACAGCTACTTCATTGAGACGTCTATAATCCACACATAATCTGGGTTTACTGTTGCGATAGACTACTATGACAGGaaatccccaagcactcttggatggctcaatgactccaagtttaagccattcctcaatctgcttgtcaatgacttctcttttagctggagaagcatggtaaggggttagagatatttctttagttcctggccTTAGTCTAATTTCCAGTTGAGTGTTATGAGTACCAAGTCTACCATCTAATCCAAAGGCTAACTCATGCTTGCGCAAAACCTTTTCTAGTTTAGCCCTTTGATTGGGGGTGAGATGTTCTGAGAAATTAACTTCTTGAAGAAATCTATCTGAAGGGACAGGTTCTGGGTCAGGTACTTCAGCAGTCTTAGGTCCTCCTTCAGGCGACTTcattaattcctcttcttgcacaGTAGGCTTTTCTTCAGCTTTCCTCTGCACCATGGCTTGTACTAAGGTAGCATACTTGATaatgctgtctttttcttccttagtaatgtccttttcctttgcaaggtattcgttgggatcatgcatatatccaagaatctctcctccttgcaatcttaaaggatgttctgataggttagaaacctgaatcttgggattgttcctatctatcaggcagtctgttattgcaaacagatgttcttcttgtcgatgggaattgaaagatctgtccataaaaccagaggcttgaccttccttccatattgtcttgactttgatgagcttgatggtatgcgctggaatagtaactgtctcatagacttttactttgacagtattgggagGTAACTTCCTATGTTGGAGTCGCTTTTTGTAGGCTTTCTtagagatcttgattttctcagaattcttgatgaatccttgtgcaacttcaaccataaaggtattaccttgttggtcaattcttgggctggaatctgattcttccacaggaatagaacgtcctgtatccccaaaaactatccttgttccATCTCCATTCCTAACTAATGACAGTTGATACTGAGATGCAAAGTCTGTTCCTAAGATAAAGGGTGTGTTCATGTTAGGAACTatgtaggcttctacaatcattttaactaatccttgttcagtatcaaagatgataggaagggaaatatactgtgataagctactattcccagtaacttgaattaacttgagtttttgtccaatgcgcactctaggtgatggatctagagttttaagtattgactcattaatgagagtgatctctgatcctgagtcaaaggtgatgcgcttcttaggtccattatttgtctgaagccaacctttgatgatggtggctttggatccaaagaaagcagttcctggtggtcttgacattaatcgcttgagagtgatttcttctccaattttggcaatagTTGTATGACTACTGGCCAATTTCAGTTTCTTATTAAGGCTCTTCCTagtggggagcttgggttgtacatatccagaaaatacagatgaatcagattccttactgccctggtcagcagagttagtaccctggctgacagtggtcccctccagaccatgctgttcctcctgggatccagagctgggcttagcgctggaggtagagacagctaatgactgaaggggcttatgaaaatcctgctcttcctcagaaacagactcttctccttcagtgtcatattctgtttcatcaaggtaggcttcatcacagagatcttcataagcttcctgtgcttcccattcatcatcatctgcttgtgccatatgtgatcgcacaaatctggagttcttcttggcatgcttacagtctctatcccagtgcatcatacttccacagtgtctacaaggtctagctttcttgtctttaggagttttacctttagatactgtagagtcatccttagggtattttggtggaggattattttgatgccatcctactggtttggatcctgctaagtgtgagcgcgcacttggcctagagtgcctgtttccttctagtctcttgagagtagattgcatctggtgtagttgacgctgtatgtcagagttatgagaagaatcttttcccaaaaggtcctcctcatgccatgcaatcttatcaaggaagtcttcccaagtgactattcttgaggtgtctatatgcgtggtccaggacttaggagcaccattcatgatttcaaagattaattcagagtcagtccagtcactgacaatagtgagagcttccatcttcctgatgacatagtcttcTGGAGTCTCTTCTGAGTGATCTTTATCCCTGAACCTGATGCGCatggcttcattcttgcttctgttcaggaaggtcctattcatgaagtggatGGTGATAGCTTGCCTAAGTGCTGGCCAATCTTCAGTTATAATTCGCCTATAGTCCTTATCTAATGCATTGAACCATCTAAGAGCTCTTCCTGTGAACCTGAGAGGAATCTGCTGTCCCAGCTGAATTCTAGTGTAGCTACTATACTCAGCtatgttgttgatggatgtcatccagcgcGACAGCTTCTTAGTGTCTCCATCCCACTCTGGGATTATGTCAGGTTTCAGCTTAGTATCAAAATGTACAGGAGCTGGATTgaaaggtctagctctagctgcatttgcttgagcatatggttcatttcctggatcttctgggtcgttgggaggtcctcctccattccttctaggtgggttgttccttcttctaccagagttatcaaaatctccctcattgctatcatatggtgggtcatttcctcctcctccttcagctaagggagctagtctatctctaagttgatccctaggaggtggatcattaaacagctcactaaaccttctagaggagaccatacgtcctacaatatgaggaggtaacctagtcctgtcaatgggtggtgctggaggtactTGAAGTTGTGGGACAGGTGCTAGTAGAGGGGCTAAGAAGTTTCCTCTCCTACTCATATTGGCTTCTTCTCTAGTAGCTGGGGCTGGCTGCTCCTGTAAGTAAGGTAAATTGGTATGGATACttagaggagttcttcttgattcaggagaggaggtaggtctcctgtgggcactttcagctagtctagaggagcgctcttctgggattgtagatactctggtaaaggattcagctggtatagctggtcttcctgaggatcgccgatttgctcccaaggaagatctgcgATTAATAAAGTTagcatgtggaggtggatctctaagaggaatacttgggcctgcaaggctaactcttctagcagcgttgcttaaaggtggattataaggtatattcctaacattatcctcttCTACTTGGCTTCTAATCCTGGGAGTAGACTGTGCTACTGGGATTTGCATGGTATGAGTAGCAGCACTTGAGACAGAAGTAATAGAATCAGCAGGAGTAGCTGGGGCTATTAGTTCtggggctacttggtctcttccagttgatgattcagaagaacttaagccatctatacttccatctgaaagattgttgatgtagtcttcaagggcttgtatattgaaaggaggtataGCTGAGGGTTGTGCAATAGGAACACTAGCATTACCTCTAGGTGATGATGGTAAGGTTTCTTCTGAACTAGTGGAAGGGACTACAGTGGGTCTAGGAGTAGGTGGTCTAGGTCCTAGAGATTTAGTGGCTTCTCTCCTAAGTCTCTCAGTCCTTTCTAAAGTAGGTGGGACTTGTAATGTTACATGGGGTGACTCCTCTGGTATTCTTCCTAAGGGTATAGatctagaggaagaagtagcaATAGAGCTAGGAGGAGGTGGTAAAGGTTCTGAGGGAATAAGTGAGGTTCCATTATCAGGTCCTAAATACCTAggttgcatagtaacagtaagagaggctttggatgaatgaagactactaggaggttgtcctggaggAGTGCTACTGGAGGTGTGCAGGGTTACAGTTGGAGGAGAAACTTGAGGTTCTGGAAGTAAAGGACTAGCAATAGTAACTTGACTTGTGGGCTTGATAAGACTCcttagtaagttttcttgagccgcctcctgtggagtgacagaagaggctctagaacTTTTGGGCACTAACAGGGTCATATCTTGCTTAAGTTGTAGAGTCCTATCCCTAAGGtgttcttgtccaggttctaCCTCACTGAGATGTCCTGCAGAGATGACGGGGGAAGGTGGTCCAGTCTGAagttgtctaccaaggatctCATATAGCTTCTGAATGAAACGCTCCATCTGATCCCTATAAGTGACAGCAGCTACCTCAAAGGAATGAGAGGTGAATAAACAGTCATGTTCTGGCCATTCAGGAATGGGCAATAGCTCCTCCATGTCATAGACGCTAAGAACAGTTCTCTTGATTAGTTTATTCAGATCTATGTGTAACTTACCATATTCAGGCCAatggttgatttcttgagcaggaACCAACTTGGTAGTGATGCGACATGTAGGTCTAAAGgttactacagtatctagtagtttgaagtagtgagaagcccATTGCTCACAAGAAGGTGAGGGGTAGCGATTCTCATGGGCTGGAGGTATctccacatgatagaatactcTTCCTAGCTGCCTGTAGACTTTCCTAAAGCTATTAGCTTGAGGGTTCTTCCTGCACCAAGAGGTCATTTGGGTACAGTCaggctgatagttgaattctccTGGAGACTCTTCATTTAAAGGGTATAAGGTAGTGGAAGGAGAATAGGGTAGGTACTTCTGGATTGCTGggtcattagtaaaagaCCTATCATTAGGATCCAGTAAGGCAGCTTGAGTTTCCCTATGCTTAGATATGTGGGCTTCAGAAGTTTTTCCTTTAGAtctcttaagctcatgagagtTCATAGGCTCAGAGGGCTGAGGTTTACTAGAGGAAGGTTCCAACATCTCTATATCAGGGAGTCCAAATACAGGTATCATCCTCTGGAAGGTAGCTGAGCTAGCCTTATGACCAAAAGGTGAAGGTTTCCTTAtagaagaacttggcttagctagcttgttaGCTTCCTGATTAGCTTCATATTCCAAAGGAGACAATCTTGGAGAgtgtctggatgatgacttatgagagtgaggagatatccttcttgagctactaGGTCCTGCTTGAGGGTCTTCCAAGGCTGGCATGGAAGCATGTGGCTTGATGGGTGATTCATAGGGTTGGATAGGTTGGGGAATCACTAGTTCCTCAGGAGAGGATTGCTCAATAGGGTACCTAGTAGGTCCAAAAGGGTTGTTGGGACTATCTGTAGGTATGCTGTctctaggaagcacagagcttctaggggtactatgtctaggcataccttctcttgaaagtcttgtgtcCCAAGGGGTCCTATTAGAGGATGCAGGTCTACTTGATCTTCTAGACATAAAAGAATGTTAGTAGAGTACCACAATTAGAATGTGTATACAAAGTGTGAAAGCTTGTACAAAAgattacaggtaagaattaaagataaccaacactatgccctgcggtggtcaccaatgttaagagtcgtgtaagtacaggagtaagaaagaattactatatacaaaatgtatatgagaataactaagaactagtattaagaatcagaatatatgcacagaatatatgcacaatataggctaggttatcaggaataacaactcctaacaaatagtctagcaactatgaagtgcaggtggttggttatgtatagtaccttagactaatgttacttaagcctaagtgactaagggtatgtatacttaaggtctctaggatagtaccttaagtaagagggttacctgactaatgtacaggatttataggatttgcctaataagtataggacttatatatgcttaagtaagacttaagacttatggggtttacctaaaatatatctaggatttatgagatattgtagataaagctatctacaatataaggggtatggtggattgaaacactatcactcaatcacaacaatccttacagtattgtcgcactatactcaatgttgaactcaacaactgtgacagtcaaggggcacagggtcgcagtaagtacactaataggttaccctgtgtctgttgggactggcctatggtcttagtgcgccgaataacctcctatgctatttacagtgagtcaatcactaaagtaaatgcgcagataagctgttaaaggcttgtgtgtatatgtcaatatataagagtaaaagtaggatgcattagaagcgtcttcacagggtccttttataccctgagaaggcgcacaaacaagtatatacatgattgataccaagagggggtacaggaggtacatgtggcaactgaaacacttgagggagccgataccttggtacatagtaaacaaacaacagatcctaatatttgccccaaggcaatgtttgccccaaggcagtatttacctgtgtgggtccttagatgtcccaaggctaagtgtttcatccttggagtaaacagtcccaaaggtaggatacctctgcattgggtacttacagtaaatggggcataactctaccaaatgttgtccgttttgggagtttgacccagcgttctggagcgcgcaaacatgcgcacctaagcgcaagcgattcggcagtgtgggatgcccgggtgatggagaaaaggcgcatttagtgcgtcggcgcttaagggctgattaagcgccggagcacttgcctatgcgacaggggggaccctgaatatttctgtgtgtagccacaagatagaatcttgaataataaatactacaaacaagagaaatattacttgttactgtttatctactcagctgaatttatatatatttaaatgagtgagaaaacagcatatatgcaaaaggcattgcatattaagggtattcctggggtttgtaggttttgtaaaggtcactattggatagagggaccttgaaaaccttagttcgcatctttatctcatttatttactgtgagattact carries:
- a CDS encoding Retrovirus-related Pol polyprotein from transposon, with product MPRHSTPRSSVLPRDSIPTDSPNNPFGPTRYPIEQSSPEELVIPQPIQPYESPIKPHASMPALEDPQAGPSSSRRISPHSHKSSSRHSPRLSPLEYEANQEANKLAKPSSSIRKPSPFGHKASSATFQRMIPVFGLPDIEMLEPSSSKPQPSEPMNSHELKRSKGKTSEAHISKHRETQAALLDPNDRSFTNDPAIQKYLPYSPSTTLYPLNEESPGEFNYQPDCTQMTSWCRKNPQANSFRKVYRQLGRVFYHVEIPPAHENRYPSPSCEQWASHYFKLLDTVVTFRPTCRITTKLVPAQEINHWPEYGKLHIDLNKLIKRTVLSVYDMEELLPIPEWPEHDCLFTSHSFEVAAVTYRDQMERFIQKLYEILGRQLQTGPPSPVISAGHLSEVEPGQEHLRDRTLQLKQDMTLLVPKSSRASSVTPQEAAQENLLRSLIKPTSQVTIASPLLPEPQVSPPTVTLHTSSSTPPGQPPSSLHSSKASLTVTMQPRYLGPDNGTSLIPSEPLPPPPSSIATSSSRSIPLGRIPEESPHVTLQVPPTLERTERLRREATKSLGPRPPTPRPTVVPSTSSEETLPSSPRGNASVPIAQPSAIPPFNIQALEDYINNLSDGSIDGLSSSESSTGRDQVAPELIAPATPADSITSVSSAATHTMQIPVAQSTPRIRSQVEEDNVRNIPYNPPLSNAARRVSLAGPSIPLRDPPPHANFINRRSSLGANRRSSGRPAIPAESFTRVSTIPEERSSRLAESAHRRPTSSPESRRTPLSIHTNLPYLQEQPAPATREEANMSRRGNFLAPLLAPVPQLQVPPAPPIDRTRLPPHIVGRMVSSRRFSELFNDPPPRDQLRDRLAPLAEGGGGNDPPYDSNEGDFDNSGRRRNNPPRRNGGGPPNDPEDPGNEPYAQANAARARPFNPAPVHFDTKLKPDIIPEWDGDTKKLSRWMTSINNIAEYSSYTRIQLGQQIPLRFTGRALRWFNALDKDYRRIITEDWPALRQAITIHFMNRTFLNRSKNEAMRIRFRDKDHSEETPEDYVIRKMEALTIVSDWTDSELIFEIMNGAPKSWTTHIDTSRIVTWEDFLDKIAWHEEDLLGKDSSHNSDIQRQLHQMQSTLKRLEGNRHSRPSARSHLAGSKPVGWHQNNPPPKYPKDDSTVSKGKTPKDKKARPCRHCGSMMHWDRDCKHAKKNSRFVRSHMAQADDDEWEAQEAYEDLCDEAYLDETEYDTEGEESVSEEEQDFHKPLQSLAVSTSSAKPSSGSQEEQHGLEGTTVSQGTNSADQGSKESDSSVFSGYVQPKLPTRKSLNKKLKLASSHTTIAKIGEEITLKRLMSRPPGTAFFGSKATIIKGWLQTNNGPKKRITFDSGSEITLINESILKTLDPSPRVRIGQKLKLIQVTGNSSLSQYISLPIIFDTEQGLVKMIVEAYIVPNMNTPFILGTDFASQYQLSLVRNGDGTRIVFGDTGRSIPVEESDSSPRIDQQGNTFMVEVAQGFIKNSEKIKISKKAYKKRLQHRKLPPNTVKVKVYETVTIPAHTIKLIKVKTIWKEGQASGFMDRSFNSHRQEEHLFAITDCLIDRNNPKIQVSNLSEHPLRLQGGEILGYMHDPNEYLAKEKDITKEEKDSIIKYATLVQAMVQRKAEEKPTVQEEELMKSPEGGPKTAEVPDPEPVPSDRFLQEVNFSEHLTPNQRAKLEKVLRKHELAFGLDGRLGTHNTQLEIRLRPGTKEISLTPYHASPAKREVIDKQIEEWLKLGVIEPSKSAWGFPVIVVYRNSKPRLCVDYRRLNEVAVPDEYPLPKQTDILHALEGAQWLTTLDALAGFTQLTIKEEDREKLAFRCHNGHWQPTKLLFGYRNGPAEFQRVMNRILSRFLWQFALVYIDDIVIYSVEFEDHCNHLDQVLGAIEEAEITLSPKKCHIGYQSLLLLGQKVSRLGLSTHKEKVDAILELEPPKNVPTLQTFLGMMTYFSSYIPFYSWIVAPLFKLLKKGTAWSWEEKEQQAFELAKEALASAPVMAYPIIGKPYRLYTDACDYGLGGILQQVQSIKIKDLKGTKAYKYLRGEYDKGNPVPRMTIPASKQRDDVTGGIHGISKTLKKQLYKILKEAERNYSPTEREALALKEALVKFQVYLEGAEFVAITDHAALTWSKTYNNVNRRLMTWGLVFSAYPGMQIVHRAGRVHDNADPISRLRRRTPYHTSPLADQSTPLKLNMEEDPLRNLYKEINERFEEKLLRVASAFTQSYKIGNSQKPIKKWIPTPAEAIPYQTTTSYSVEISINSEEITRFIEAYKKDSHFKQVMEEFKSHHNPLNPPFHQYQIGDNGLIYFIDSQEKYWLCVPRDLQVDILKENHDNLNQGAHAGYAKTYHRIASVYYWPKMARSIQKYVHTCDICQKAGHRRHGPRGFLQPLPIPQQPFEVVSMDFIMDLPPSNNYNAILVIVDKLTKYGHFIPCTTQIDEVQTAQLFHDHIWCHYGLPRQVITDRDARWTGAFWGHLVSMLGIRRALTTAHHPQSDGQTEILNQTTEVAIRVFTNPAKDNWSKLLPGFAHSYNTGVHTSTQQTPAFLLCGFQPLTSADLLALTSENIPRPAQESQTAEEFKESMELAQSLAKDALKVAQNYQQKYYNSDKTHVTFEPGDLVLINPHSLNLLKHQSGKGNKLNMRYEGPFEVMESISPVAYRIRLPASYCIHPIINIAHLESYKASPPEFGSQPTQNIPRGDFQQMPEYEVEKIVEERTIKKGNKRIRQYKIRWLGYSSEHDRWRTEKELRNAPEVIQEWKQTSGSTIHPNHKKKKEF